A DNA window from Vigna unguiculata cultivar IT97K-499-35 chromosome 10, ASM411807v1, whole genome shotgun sequence contains the following coding sequences:
- the LOC114165767 gene encoding serine/threonine-protein kinase OXI1-like, which produces MGDGESTSDRSLNFEDMTVVSAVGRGAKGVVFLARAGGGRSSECVALKVMSKALIAQKRTRKNEEEYGRVSFEEEVLRRFDHPLLPRLRGVLETEKVVAFAIDYCHGGTLHSLRKKQTEKMFSDDTIRFYAVELVLALEYLHELGIVYRDLKPENVMIQENGHIMLVDFDLSKKLNPKSPHSLSQNSTPSPNSEKRSRKQQRLTRIYSFCNSGISPWDSDSEPPLSTVDSVRRTESDSVEKSNSFVGTEEYVAPEILSGKGHGFSVDWWSYGILLYEMLYGTTPFKGSNRKETFYRILTKEPELTGEKTALRDLIAKLLEKDPERRISVEEIKGHDFFKGVKWDEVLQIARPPYIPANEVENKVGFSKNDVEVFVNEVFFPTNDDDGVENNKKNDDFLIF; this is translated from the exons ATGGGCGACGGCGAAAGCACGTCCGATCGGTCGCTTAATTTCGAGGACATGACAGTGGTCTCCGCCGTGGGGCGCGGCGCCAAGGGCGTGGTGTTCTTGGCTCGCGCCGGTGGCGGCCGGTCGAGCGAGTGCGTGGCGCTGAAAGTGATGTCGAAGGCGCTGATTGCGCAGAAGAGAACGAGAAAGAACGAGGAGGAGTACGGGAGAGTGTCGTTTGAAGAGGAAGTGCTTCGTCGTTTCGATCACCCGCTCTTACCGAGGCTGAGAGGTGTTTTGGAAACGGAGAAAGTAGTTGCGTTCGCCATTGATTACTGCCATGGTGGCACGCTCCACTCTCTCAGGAAGAAACAGACTGAGAAAATGTTCTCCGATGACACCATCAG GTTTTACGCAGTGGAATTGGTGCTTGCATTGGAATATTTACACGAATTGGGAATAGTGTACAGAGATTTGAAGCCAGAAAATGTGATGATTCAAGAAAACGGCCACATAATGCTCGTCGATTTTGATCTCTCCAAAAAGCTAAACCCCAAGTCACCTCACTCACTGAGTCAAAACTCGACCCCGAGTCCTAACTCGGAGAAACGTTCAAGGAAACAACAACGATTGACTCGTATATACAGTTTCTGTAACTCCGGCATCTCGCCGTGGGACTCGGACTCGGAGCCCCCATTAAGTACCGTGGACTCAGTGCGTCGAACGGAGTCCGACTCGGTTGAGAAATCAAACTCGTTTGTTGGAACAGAGGAGTACGTGGCACCGGAAATCTTATCGGGGAAAGGTCACGGTTTTAGCGTGGATTGGTGGTCATACGGCATCTTGTTGTACGAGATGCTGTACGGAACGACGCCGTTTAAAGGCTCAAACAGAAAGGAAACGTTTTACCGGATCTTAACAAAAGAGCCAGAGTTAACGGGAGAGAAGACGGCGTTAcgggatttaattgcaaaattgTTGGAAAAAGATCCTGAGCGTCGGATCTCGGTGGAGGAGATCAAAGGCCATGATTTCTTCAAAGGGGTTAAGTGGGACGAAGTGTTGCAAATTGCAAGACCACCTTATATTCCCGCAAATGAGGTTGAGAACAAAGTGGGGTTCAGCAAAAACGACGTGGAAGTGTTTGTGAACGAAGTGTTTTTTCCCACGAATGATGATGATGGCGTAGAGAATAACAAGAAGAATGacgattttttaattttttga
- the LOC114167161 gene encoding E3 ubiquitin-protein ligase CHIP isoform X1: MGPNAAAAKQAEQLRINGNTYFKKDRFGAAIDAYTEAITLCPNVPIYWTNRALCHLKRNDWERVEEDSRKAIQLDSSSVKAHYMLGLALLQRQESAKGIKELEKALDLGRGANPKGYMVEEIWQELAKAKYHEWERSSSERTWELQSLKLACESALKEKHLLEFSQAEGFVDDPTTSHSEQLEALKVVFKIAAEADTPTEVPDYLCCRITLDIFHDPVITPSGLTYERAVILEHLQKVGKFDPITREPLDPSQLVPNLAIKEAVQAFLDKHGWAYKVD, encoded by the exons ATGGGGCCAAACGCTGCGGCGGCGAAACAAGCAGAGCAGCTCCGAATTAACGGCAACACTTACTTCAAGAAAGACCGTTTTGGTGCCGCCATCGATGCTTACACCGAG GCGATTACACTGTGCCCTAATGTTCCGATTTATTGGACGAATCGTGCGCTGTGCCATCTCAAGCGCAA TGACTGGGAGAGAGTGGAGGAAGATTCTCGGAAGGCAATTCAGCTGGACAGCAGTTCAGTTAAG GCCCACTATATGTTGGGGCTCGCATTGCTACAGAGACAAGAATCTGCCAAGGGAATTAAAGAATTGGAGAAG GCTTTGGATCTCGGAAGAGGTGCCAATCCTAAGGGCTATATGGTAGAAGAAATATGGCAAGAGCTTGCAAAGGCAAAATACCATGAGTGGGAGCGATCATCGTCGGAACGAACATGGGAATTGCAGAGCTTGAA ATTAGCTTGCGAGTCTGCTCTGAAGGAAAAACATTTACTCGAATTCTCCCAAGCGGAAGGATTTGTAGATGATCCTACTACTTCCCATTCAGAACAATTAGAGGCTTTAAAAGTAGTCTTCAAGATAGCTGCAGAAGCCGATACACCTACTGAG GTGCCAGATTACTTATGTTGCAGAATCACACTCGACATTTTTCACGATCCTGTAATCACTCCAAGTGGGCTTACATATGAGAGAGCAGTGATTCTTGAGCATCTTCAGAAG GTGGGTAAATTCGACCCAATAACGCGGGAACCGCTTGATCCATCACAGTTAGTGCCAAACTTGGCCATTAAGGAAGCGGTTCAGGCATTCTTGGACAAGCATGGTTGGGCTTACAAGGTAGACTAA
- the LOC114167161 gene encoding E3 ubiquitin-protein ligase CHIP isoform X2, translating into MGPNAAAAKQAEQLRINGNTYFKKDRFGAAIDAYTEAITLCPNVPIYWTNRALCHLKRNDWERVEEDSRKAIQLDSSSAHYMLGLALLQRQESAKGIKELEKALDLGRGANPKGYMVEEIWQELAKAKYHEWERSSSERTWELQSLKLACESALKEKHLLEFSQAEGFVDDPTTSHSEQLEALKVVFKIAAEADTPTEVPDYLCCRITLDIFHDPVITPSGLTYERAVILEHLQKVGKFDPITREPLDPSQLVPNLAIKEAVQAFLDKHGWAYKVD; encoded by the exons ATGGGGCCAAACGCTGCGGCGGCGAAACAAGCAGAGCAGCTCCGAATTAACGGCAACACTTACTTCAAGAAAGACCGTTTTGGTGCCGCCATCGATGCTTACACCGAG GCGATTACACTGTGCCCTAATGTTCCGATTTATTGGACGAATCGTGCGCTGTGCCATCTCAAGCGCAA TGACTGGGAGAGAGTGGAGGAAGATTCTCGGAAGGCAATTCAGCTGGACAGCAGTTCA GCCCACTATATGTTGGGGCTCGCATTGCTACAGAGACAAGAATCTGCCAAGGGAATTAAAGAATTGGAGAAG GCTTTGGATCTCGGAAGAGGTGCCAATCCTAAGGGCTATATGGTAGAAGAAATATGGCAAGAGCTTGCAAAGGCAAAATACCATGAGTGGGAGCGATCATCGTCGGAACGAACATGGGAATTGCAGAGCTTGAA ATTAGCTTGCGAGTCTGCTCTGAAGGAAAAACATTTACTCGAATTCTCCCAAGCGGAAGGATTTGTAGATGATCCTACTACTTCCCATTCAGAACAATTAGAGGCTTTAAAAGTAGTCTTCAAGATAGCTGCAGAAGCCGATACACCTACTGAG GTGCCAGATTACTTATGTTGCAGAATCACACTCGACATTTTTCACGATCCTGTAATCACTCCAAGTGGGCTTACATATGAGAGAGCAGTGATTCTTGAGCATCTTCAGAAG GTGGGTAAATTCGACCCAATAACGCGGGAACCGCTTGATCCATCACAGTTAGTGCCAAACTTGGCCATTAAGGAAGCGGTTCAGGCATTCTTGGACAAGCATGGTTGGGCTTACAAGGTAGACTAA